The Balaenoptera acutorostrata chromosome 6, mBalAcu1.1, whole genome shotgun sequence genome includes the window agctttttgtCATCTTGGGGGCATGTTTTTCCACTCATCCTTGGGCTGATCATGACAACCTCGACAGaggacatgtgtgtgcatgtgtgtgtgtgtgcacgtgtgtgtgtgtgtgtgcacgcgtgtgtgcgtGTTTTAGCCCAGTTTGACAGATGCGACTTGGAGACCCCGAGGTGGGCGGTCACAGAGTGAGTTGGGGCTTCCCGGCGCGCCCGAGGTGGCACGGGGCACAGAAAGACCAGCTGCAGAGACCTTCGGCCCGCACCCCACCCAGGGCCGCATGATGCCTGCCTTCTAGAACCTATCTCCCCTGTGCTATCAGTTATTGATTTCGTGTTCTTCTTTCAATAGATTCATCTTTTATAACTTAAATAcgtttattttaaaggaaagtttAAATAACTACTGTAAATGGAAAACCAGCCGCACTTGCTGTAGGTAGAAGGGGACACACAGGGGCACCATCAGCCCCGCACAGGATTTCGTTCCAGCTGGGGGTGCCCTGCTGAAGGCTCTCTTGGCTTTAAAGGGAGCCAGCTGGGCTTGGGACAGGTGTTAGGGACACGTGAGCACCAATGGAGACTTTCTCCGTGATGAGgtcaaagagtgaaagagaacaGAAGAGGGAAGATGCTTCTCCCCAGGGGATTCCAGGGCAGCCCCAAAGCACCCCAGCCCTGCACCTCCCTGAGGCTGCTCTGGTCTCCGGTCCCACAGGCCACAGTAACTGACCACCCACACCCCTTGCTCAGTGTGTTCTCATCCTAACCTtgggggagggttgggggagggggcactgATCCTAATTCAGATTTGGAAATGGGCTCAGGAAGGGCAGGTTGTGACCTGTCCAGGACCACATGGTGGGCTATCCTTCAGGTCTCGCCTCATCAGGGAGGCACCCCTGACCATGACCCCCCATTCAATCCCGATGCCCTTTCCGGACCCTCAGAGCTTCTTGAACCAAGGAGCCAATTCGCTGCCCACACGGCCGGCTGATGTGTGCTGCCCCCACTgcccaggaagccctcccacaGCCCATGACCACGCTGCCTGCTCCAGCCCAGTCCCCAGCAGGGGCTCGGGACAGAAAACACGCTCGGAGAGCTAAGGGGCTCAGGACCAAGGCCACACGACAAGGATGCAGAGGAAcccaggccagggcccagctCTGCCTGACCACGAGTCCCCGAGAGCCAGGACCACTCCTCAGTCACCCAGTGTCCCCAGGCCCAGCACGCCATGTGTGAGGAAGGGCCCTGCGTCTTCCAGCGGAGCTAGGAGAGGGGCGCCGGCTGAGGTGGGCTGAGGGGCCCGAAGAGGTACgggaagggcaggggctggggactcAAGGCTGGGGCGGCCACGCCATGTGAATCATCCCTGATGGAATCAAAGAAAAAGGAGTAAAACTGAATGTCCTTGGAAATTCCTTTAGTGCTCGGCTGTCCATGAAAACAGGATAAAGTGGCTTCCTCTGCCTGTGCTCCGGCCGGGCAGGGTGGAAGCGCTGAGCTCAGGCTGGGAAGGCCTTGAGTCAGGACGAGGGTGGGGCCGGGCTCTGAGCTGGGGAAGGGGCTCCAGCTTTGCTACTTGAGGGCGTCCAGGTGGGTGCACACCTGGGAGAAGACACTGTCCACGGAGCCTTCGGCATTGACCTGTGGGGAGATGGGCCATGAGGGCAGGATGCCGGGGAAGGCTGGGTGGGCCCCACCGAGGCAGGGGGCTGACCTCTCCCGGAAGCCAGGCCAGGCTCCCCGAGCCCAGCCACAGCGGACAGCAGGCCCTCATGCAACCagtggggaaaccaaggcccagacaGGAgagctggcccaaggtcacagcaaTTTGAGGCCAAGCCAGGCAAAGACCCAGGTTTCCTAGGGGCCCCTCGGGCCCGCACCTTGCGAATGATGCCGCGTTTCTCGTAGAAGGCGATCACGGGCTCTGTGGCCTTGTAGTAGGTCTCCAGGCGCTTCTTGATGGTCTCTTCATTGTCGTCCACACGTCCGCTGGTCTCTCCACGCTTCAGGAGCCGCTTGGTCATGGTCTCGGGGCCTGCGTCCACGTACAGCAGCAGCGTGGGATGTCCGATCTGCGGGCAGGGCACTATTTACAGGGGCTTCATTCCTGCCCCCTGGGGCCATCTCCTCCCCATCTTCCCACTTCTGAGTCCCCACTGAGACCCACTCGGACCCTCAAGCCCTTCCTGCAAGGCAGCCTGAGGGACCTTCCTAAAACCAatctgccctgcccctcccctgctcaaacctcttccatggctccccagtgccctcagGAGAAAGTCCTAACTCCTTACCTGACCTACCCTTCCCACTCTCCTCATCTCGTGCTTCTCAGTCCTTTGCTCTCCTGGCTTCAGCCACACGGACTGTCAGTGGTCTGGGCTCTCATCCACCTCCTCCCTTGCcaggcctttgctcatgctgggAACCTTGGCCAGGAACCCTTTCCCTCAATACCAAGTGCTCGCCTTCAGATTTGAGCTAAAATCTCATTCCTCTAGGACAGTCTTTGCAGATGCCCACCGCCCCCCCACCATCCCAGCTCTCTGGGACATGCTTTTCCAGTCCCCTTTACTTCTGCCTCGAGCTTGTCTCAGGAGGGCCTCTGGTTATTTACTTAAGGTCCCTCTCCCAGCCAGGCCTGGAGCCCCCGAGGGCAGGTAGGTGCGTCTTATACCTGCAAGGCTGGATATGAACTTGACAAAGGAATAATGAGGGCTGAGTGAAGGGGTGAGGGCCTGCTGAGCTCTGGGGGTTCTGAACAATGTCACTGTCATTGCAATAAGCATTTCATCCACGGGGAAGATTTGGAAGGGCCAGAAAGCCGACCAGTCCTCCTTCGGTGAGGCCCAGGCGCCCCCTGGTGTCCAGAGCTAAGAAGACCAGGTGCCCAGCCCGCACAGTAGCACTCACAACAGCCCCAGGAGGGATGGGTTAACTTTCATTAACCACATTTTCTAGATGTGACCCTGAGGGCCTGAGGTGACATCATGCATCTGGTACATCAGGACATGCCTCAGGGCTGCCTGGCATCTGACCTCAGGGTCCATGGCCTCCTAGTCTGAAGGAAACCCAGCCAATCCCCATTGcatagatagggaaactgaggcccagaccaGGACAGACACTTTCTTGAGGTCTTGCAGCCATTTCGAGGTCAAGGAATATAATATCCTCCCTCTGGATGAGGCTCAAAGCTATGGAAGCCCAAAGATGGCCCAGCCTCACAGAGACAGGCAATGGGATGGAGGTCTGTCCTGCCCCAGCCCCCTAAGATGCCCCGTCCTCCCCGCAGGCATTCCTGCTGCCGAGAAGCCCTCCCTGAGCCCGCACCCACCCTTAGAGGTCAGCAGACCTCTCCCTCCTCCTAGGCACGTGCAGTTTCATGTTTCCCCCATATGGCCTGTGACATCAGAGGTattggtgtatgtgtgtgcaactgtgtgtgcacatatgtgtgcATCTCTGTGCATCCCTGTATCTGGATGTACTGCATCCGTGCACACACGTtgcataagtgtgtgtgtgtgtgtacattacatgcctgtgtacatgtgtgcatatGCCTCTGGccttgtgcatgtgtgtctgtacctgtgtgcacatgtatgtgtgcTTGTATGCCTGTGGGCACATGTGCctgcacatgtgtgtgtttgggtgaGGTGCTCCCCCACTGTGGAAAGTCTTCCTGGGGGACACCCATGCCAGGCAGCCCAGAGCCCTCATCCTCAAGGCTCACTCTTTCTAGCCAGATTCCCCGTGGCGCCTGGAAGGAGACTAGACGCCCCTCTGTGGCATTCGAGGCCTCAGCCTGGCCTGAAGGTCCCCACCCACATCACTGCCGGTTGCCCTGCCCCACAGATTCTGTTCTCCCCACACCAGCGTGACCCTTCCAGCCCTAGCCATGCTGTTCCCTGCCCCTCTGATAGTGTGTTTATGGGGTGTCAagcttcacttttgaaggatgcATTCTCTCTAATCCCCACGCTGCCCCTCAAGGCAGCTGCGAACTGTCtgtccccattttgcagttgGGGACACCGAGGTTCAGAGAGGCAGACTGACTGGCCCAAGGCCTCAAGCAGCTGAGCTAGAACCTGCGGCCAGGTTTGTGAATTCCCCAGCCTTTGCCTGCCCATCCCATGTCACAGCTCCATGAGGTTGCACTTACCCTCCGCTCAAACTCTTCTCCCTGCCGCACCTCCCGGGGGTAGCCGTCGATCAGGAAGCCTTTGGAAGTATCTACCTTGGCCACTATGGCGTCTCGGAGCATGTCCAACACTGTGTCCTGGAGGCGTGGCAAAAGAAGGTGGAGTCATGAGCCCCTATTCTCCACCCCCTCCTCGGGCCTCTGCACGCGTGGCCCCACAGCCTGAAACGCCTTCTGCCCTAACACACATTTCCCAAACAAGCCTCCCTCTCCAGGAAGTCTTCTGTGAACTGTGACgacttgattgattgattgaatcattcattcatttcttcattcattcattcatttcttcattcactcaataaTATGACtgagcccctcctcccagcctcctgtCTGGGCCCTGAGGACACAGCTGTGAACAAAGCAGACCTTCCCTGCCCTCCGCAAACTCACAGTCTGCTGAGGGGACAGACAATTACACAGTTGATTTATAGTTTCCAAGCATGACATGGGTTATACGGGCAAAGAAGGGAGGCTACTGGAGTATAAAGTTGGCGGGAGGGGGGGGTCTTAGCCTAAGTCTGAGGAGTCAGCAAGGTATGAAAGATGAGGAggaaagaacattctaggcagGAAAGAGTGTGACCAATGTGAGGGGACAGAAAGGCCAGGGTGGTGGGAGTCTGGAAGGGTTGGCAGGGCAGGTCCTGGAGGCTCTTGGGAGCTTCCGGAAGGAGCTTTCTGCCAAGGGCAGTGGGGACCCTCAGGAGGGTTCAGAAACAGGGAAGGTCATGGTCAGCCTTGCTAGTGTGTCATGGGCTTTGCTGGCTGGTGTCCACTcagggccaccatcacccccaaccctcaccctGCCGGGGCCCACTCACCAGTGGCACCAGCTGCCCCTTCTCCATGATTTCCGACAGCATCTTGCCCCTGGCTGAGCCTGAGCTGACCTCAGCCCGCAGGAGGTCCCCGGTGGAGAGGTGGGTGTAGCCGTACTTCTGGACAATCTTCTCACACTGGGTGCCCTTCCCCGAGCCAGGCCCGCCTGCAAGCGCCCGCCCATTCAGAAGCCCCGAGAAATGGGACCCCTGCAGGGACAGGGTCTGCCCGGGTCACCCAGTGAAGCGGGGGCAGAGCCCAGGGTGCAGCCCCAGTCCCAGGCTCCCACCAGGGCCTGCACAGCCCCGCCCTGCCTGCTGCCTCACCCGCCTGCCTTGGACTCACCCACCACAAAGATGATCTTGGTTTTCTTCAGCTTCTCtgtgggagagaaaagggaagcagAGCTCAGTGAGTCACTGGACAGAGAACCAGAGGTACCTCTGGGATCCCAGGCCTGTGCTGGGCCCCAGGCAGTTGCGCACACACAGCTCATGGTCCTGTCAGAGAGGCAGATGAGTCGGCCCAGAGTGAGGGATAATGGGGCGAGGAAAAGTCAGAGACTGAGACAGGTCAGGGAGAAgagggtgttccaggcagagaggcAGAGGCCTGAAGGCTACGGGCTCAGCACACGCTGTGAGGGTGCCCCTCAGGGGCTCGGACGCCAACCCTCGCGGCCCCTCCCTGTGGGCAGCTGGACCGAGACGCCCGGTCACCTCGGGCGTTAGCGTCTTCCACGCTGCGGGCGTCTGGTGCCGAGCAGCAGGCCCGCATGGTCCTGCTCCGCCGTGTCCCctacccttcccctcccaggccctgggccagcCTGCCGCCTGCCTTCCCTGGGCGGTACCAGTGTGGAGTTGGCAACCACAACATACGTTGCCCTGGAGACGGTTGCCGGGGAAGAGGGCTCTGGTGGGCATGTGGAACCCTTGCCCGGAGAGGGAGGGAGCTTACGTTTCACCCTCTATCTCAGAACTCAGCAAGACGGTAGCCCCACCAGAGAGAGGGGAACCTAGGCCTAGAGGCAGGGGCCTGCTCCAGGGATGCCAGAGCTCGGACTGGGGCCGGGGCCTCTTCCCAGGCTGCCAGGCCTTCCCCACTTCTCAGGGAAGTAGGAGCTCGCTGTGTGCACTTAGGAAAGAAGTCCCTGCCCCAGTGGGGAGGTGAGCTCGGCAGTTCCCCAGGGTCCTCCCAGCCACGGGGCTGGAGGTCTAGAGGAGCTGCCGAAGAACGAGTTCTGTGGGTTCCCAATGTCTGCTGCCGTGTGATGGGCACAAGCCTGGCCGTGGGGGGAGGCCACAGCCCAGTGGCAGCGGATGTTCAGAGGCCCGGGGGTGGAAGGATGACCGCCGGCCTCAGGCCGCAGCAGCAGCCAGAACAGCTGGGTTCCTTTAAGAGCCGCCCAGGCCGAGGCCCAGCGCCAGGGAGGGACGGGTGGTGCTGCCAGGAGGCGGGCCAGCCGGGCTCTTGGCCCACGTCTCCCTCCAGGTCCCAGCCTGTAGGAGCC containing:
- the AK1 gene encoding adenylate kinase isoenzyme 1, which codes for MEEKLKKTKIIFVVGGPGSGKGTQCEKIVQKYGYTHLSTGDLLRAEVSSGSARGKMLSEIMEKGQLVPLDTVLDMLRDAIVAKVDTSKGFLIDGYPREVRQGEEFERRIGHPTLLLYVDAGPETMTKRLLKRGETSGRVDDNEETIKKRLETYYKATEPVIAFYEKRGIIRKVNAEGSVDSVFSQVCTHLDALK